The Acidobacteriota bacterium genome has a segment encoding these proteins:
- a CDS encoding tetratricopeptide repeat protein, translated as MKAQEPFSGTSTSPASPPSEGGGKKGGAGKIILWAVVVVLIVAAAWWGWKKYGGGLGPADAGRESAQLEGARDGVKFTIVVAPFWGADKEAMREGRAMQDLVAETFHRELPGKDVVILAEGISEAPGTDEEAEALCIKLRADIVLWGEVSVFPDYVEIRPRLATVTPIEWFRQKEKSVKEVYLLHGASREDKVAELRKAVLLVAAAYYQAEPERALGFLEKITPPTSESLRWQGNIYYRGQQLEEAERLYLKAIALAKIEALERGGHEVQSGDLGEALSLFHQDKPKEALAKFQETVKLSPSDAMLYADLAWVYYWEDETEKAFAEFQKAIELNPRDVELRDELAWLYFEDGQYEEAHAEYRKAFEIAPNNVFLHSNFGWLYLFGGEYEKALAQFQKTLKLDPNYVEAQNGLGDVYDILGRHEEAVSVYRTMLDLDPDDLYFQLYHIVALERAGRSDEAAQYRSELARVAENQVWPAAVALFYAGEASERDVLEAVKEGPEGEEYRRECEAYYHLAMRRLVDGERGKAKEYFKKSLATESTQSDQYCLSQAELERLE; from the coding sequence ATGAAAGCTCAAGAGCCGTTTTCTGGTACTTCCACCTCTCCCGCTTCCCCTCCATCTGAAGGCGGCGGGAAGAAGGGAGGGGCGGGGAAAATAATCCTGTGGGCGGTGGTCGTCGTATTGATCGTTGCGGCGGCGTGGTGGGGGTGGAAGAAATACGGCGGCGGCCTGGGTCCCGCGGACGCGGGGCGCGAGTCCGCGCAGCTTGAAGGAGCACGGGATGGAGTAAAATTCACCATCGTGGTGGCGCCGTTTTGGGGCGCGGACAAAGAAGCCATGCGGGAGGGACGAGCCATGCAGGACTTGGTGGCGGAGACGTTTCATCGGGAATTGCCGGGGAAGGACGTCGTGATTTTGGCGGAAGGTATTTCCGAAGCGCCCGGCACCGACGAGGAAGCGGAAGCCCTGTGTATCAAGCTGCGTGCGGACATCGTGCTCTGGGGAGAGGTGAGCGTGTTTCCGGACTACGTGGAAATTCGGCCCCGCCTTGCCACGGTGACGCCGATCGAGTGGTTTCGGCAGAAGGAGAAATCCGTCAAGGAGGTCTATCTCCTGCACGGGGCGTCGAGGGAGGACAAGGTGGCCGAGCTGCGGAAGGCGGTGCTCCTCGTGGCGGCCGCGTACTACCAGGCCGAACCCGAGCGGGCGCTCGGCTTCCTTGAGAAGATCACGCCCCCCACATCGGAGAGCCTGCGGTGGCAGGGCAACATTTATTACCGCGGGCAGCAGTTGGAGGAGGCGGAGCGGCTGTACCTCAAAGCCATCGCGCTGGCCAAGATAGAGGCCCTGGAGCGCGGCGGGCATGAGGTGCAGAGCGGCGACCTCGGGGAGGCGCTTTCGCTGTTTCATCAGGACAAGCCGAAGGAAGCGCTTGCGAAGTTTCAGGAAACCGTCAAGCTCAGCCCGAGCGACGCCATGCTCTATGCCGACTTGGCATGGGTTTACTATTGGGAGGACGAGACCGAAAAGGCGTTTGCGGAGTTTCAAAAAGCCATCGAGCTCAATCCCCGGGACGTCGAACTGCGCGACGAACTGGCCTGGCTCTACTTCGAGGACGGCCAATACGAGGAAGCGCATGCGGAGTATCGCAAGGCGTTCGAGATCGCGCCGAACAATGTTTTTTTGCACAGCAACTTCGGATGGCTTTACCTCTTCGGGGGGGAATACGAGAAGGCGCTCGCGCAATTTCAAAAAACCCTCAAGCTCGACCCGAACTACGTGGAGGCCCAAAACGGCCTCGGCGACGTATACGATATTCTCGGCCGGCACGAGGAGGCCGTTTCGGTGTACCGGACAATGCTCGACCTCGACCCGGACGATCTCTATTTTCAGCTATACCATATCGTTGCGCTCGAGAGGGCGGGCCGGTCCGATGAAGCCGCCCAGTATCGAAGCGAGCTGGCGCGCGTGGCCGAGAACCAGGTGTGGCCTGCGGCCGTTGCGCTCTTCTACGCGGGCGAGGCGTCCGAAAGAGACGTCCTTGAGGCTGTAAAGGAAGGCCCGGAGGGGGAGGAATACCGGCGGGAATGCGAGGCCTACTACCACCTCGCCATGCGCCGCCTTGTCGACGGCGAGCGGGGAAAAGCTAAGGAGTATTTCAAAAAGAGCCTCGCGACGGAGTCCACTCAGAGCGACCAGTATTGCCTATCCCAAGCGGAGCTCGAGCGGCTGGAGTAG
- a CDS encoding DUF1287 domain-containing protein, with protein sequence MNLRLPFCFLGVSLSCFSFLPAIAQSEPSPGAPSFAERLVEGARLSLERAPRYDRSYVRLAYPGGDPGWERGACTDLVVRAFRHAGVDLQRLVHEDISRAPEIYGISSPDANIDHRRTRNLKNLFERHALALPEEISKETLPAWQPGDVVVWNLTPAASPGTPNHTGIVSDRLSDDGVPLVIHHNCKRHGGTDYPAEEDCLSKWPILGHYRWENQPLASSSQ encoded by the coding sequence ATGAACCTGCGGCTTCCTTTTTGTTTCCTCGGCGTTTCGCTCTCGTGCTTCTCTTTCCTGCCCGCAATCGCCCAAAGCGAACCGTCGCCCGGCGCGCCCTCGTTCGCGGAGCGCCTCGTGGAAGGTGCGCGCCTCTCCCTCGAGCGCGCGCCGCGCTACGACCGGAGCTACGTGCGGCTCGCCTACCCGGGCGGCGACCCGGGCTGGGAGCGCGGCGCATGCACCGACCTCGTCGTCCGCGCCTTCCGGCACGCTGGAGTGGATTTGCAGCGCCTCGTGCACGAGGACATCTCGCGCGCCCCCGAAATCTACGGCATTTCCTCCCCCGACGCGAACATCGACCATCGCCGCACGCGCAATCTGAAAAATCTCTTCGAGCGTCACGCCCTGGCTCTCCCCGAAGAAATTTCTAAGGAGACGCTTCCCGCGTGGCAGCCAGGCGACGTGGTCGTCTGGAATCTCACGCCCGCGGCGAGCCCCGGCACGCCGAACCACACCGGCATCGTCTCCGACCGCCTCAGCGATGACGGCGTTCCCCTGGTGATTCACCACAACTGCAAGCGCCACGGCGGCACCGACTACCCGGCGGAGGAAGACTGCCTCTCGAAGTGGCCCATCCTGGGCCACTACCGCTGGGAAAATCAGCCGCTGGCTTCCAGTAGCCAGTAG
- the pgeF gene encoding peptidoglycan editing factor PgeF has product MRKKTSARPKTRTRRKKPKASVLRSPGVLRQWPWSEAVTSPEEPEEKDNTAAEPHANDSFEGHGAEGTITTLHTTTLLQCKSVTHAFSTKVGGVSPLAQRALSLGSTSHDSLENVEENRRRFFDALNLSAIPTVPLRQMHGDTVHFIERLPAATLMGDGVFTDREGLVLGVATSDCLPILLAHRDDRFVSAVHAGWRGTAARIAEKAVKDACAHYGTKAGDIFAGLGPCIHKCCYPVRSDVREAFQGAGLPLDVFEENGNPDEAPPPASDAKAPSWRLDLVEANVLQLLAAGLPPRNIEVVDRCTSCDASLFFSYRRDGEYAGRMMSVIVKGEG; this is encoded by the coding sequence ATGCGCAAGAAAACGTCGGCCCGCCCCAAGACTCGGACGAGACGGAAAAAACCGAAAGCCTCGGTGCTCCGGAGTCCGGGCGTTCTGCGCCAGTGGCCGTGGAGCGAGGCGGTAACCTCTCCCGAGGAGCCGGAAGAGAAAGACAACACGGCGGCTGAACCGCATGCCAACGACAGTTTTGAAGGCCACGGTGCTGAAGGAACCATCACCACCCTCCACACAACAACCCTCCTTCAATGCAAAAGCGTAACCCACGCCTTCAGTACCAAAGTGGGAGGTGTGAGCCCTCTCGCTCAGCGTGCGCTGAGTCTGGGCTCCACCTCCCACGACTCTTTGGAAAACGTCGAGGAAAACCGCCGCCGTTTCTTCGACGCGCTCAATCTATCGGCAATTCCAACGGTGCCGCTCCGGCAGATGCACGGCGACACGGTGCACTTCATCGAGCGCCTTCCCGCCGCGACGCTTATGGGCGACGGCGTGTTCACCGACCGCGAAGGCCTCGTCCTGGGCGTGGCGACCTCGGACTGCCTGCCGATTCTACTCGCCCACCGGGATGACCGCTTCGTGAGCGCCGTCCACGCGGGCTGGCGCGGCACGGCGGCGCGCATCGCCGAAAAGGCCGTGAAAGACGCGTGCGCCCACTATGGGACGAAGGCCGGCGACATCTTCGCGGGCCTGGGCCCGTGCATCCATAAATGTTGCTATCCCGTGCGCTCGGACGTGCGCGAGGCGTTCCAGGGCGCGGGGCTCCCCCTCGACGTGTTCGAGGAAAACGGGAATCCAGACGAGGCCCCGCCCCCCGCAAGTGACGCCAAAGCACCCTCGTGGCGCCTCGACCTCGTCGAGGCCAATGTTTTACAGCTCCTCGCGGCGGGGCTTCCACCCCGAAACATCGAGGTCGTTGACCGGTGCACGTCGTGCGACGCGTCGCTTTTCTTTTCCTACCGCCGCGACGGGGAGTACGCGGGGCGCATGATGAGCGTGATTGTGAAGGGGGAGGGCTGA
- the ftsZ gene encoding cell division protein FtsZ, with protein sequence MAISMVEEESAPLAKLRVVGVGGAGCNAINRMVAAGVHGVEFVAANTDLQSLRSARANTKIQLGKKCTKGLGAGSNPELGRKAAEEAYDQLLDPLQGSDMVFITAGLGKGTGTGASPYIAALAAELDCLVVAVVCTPFKFEGTFKMQQAEAGLAELRTNVDTVIVIPNERLPGIIPQEMTIPAAFARADEVLCQAVRSVSDLITVPGEVNLDFADVRRTLKDRGKAFIGTGEAEGEDRASQAVEAALHNPLLGEQSIEGASALLVNITTGEDGTFQEMSKAIETIHDAIKNEQTFVNWGCAHIPEFNGKFRATVIAAGFSEEAGAARLAGPRIYAMGGRPLAEHEIPTPKSVKGSSEAAAASAVSPKRSPTFALGKNPAASSAALSHSKSGAYRKP encoded by the coding sequence TTGGCCATTTCGATGGTGGAAGAGGAATCGGCGCCGCTGGCCAAGCTTCGTGTGGTCGGCGTGGGCGGCGCAGGTTGCAACGCCATCAATCGCATGGTCGCAGCGGGCGTGCATGGCGTCGAGTTTGTCGCCGCGAACACCGATTTACAGAGCCTGCGCAGCGCGCGCGCGAACACCAAAATTCAGCTTGGCAAAAAGTGCACGAAGGGTCTGGGCGCCGGCTCGAATCCCGAACTGGGCCGCAAGGCCGCCGAAGAGGCCTACGACCAGCTCCTCGATCCCCTGCAGGGTTCGGACATGGTCTTTATTACCGCCGGACTTGGCAAAGGTACCGGCACGGGGGCTTCGCCCTACATCGCGGCGCTCGCCGCCGAGCTTGACTGCCTCGTCGTGGCCGTCGTCTGCACGCCCTTCAAGTTCGAAGGCACGTTCAAGATGCAACAGGCCGAAGCGGGCCTCGCCGAGCTTCGCACAAACGTGGACACCGTCATCGTCATACCCAACGAAAGGCTTCCCGGAATCATTCCCCAGGAGATGACCATTCCCGCGGCCTTTGCACGTGCCGACGAGGTGCTCTGCCAAGCCGTCCGAAGCGTCTCGGACCTCATCACCGTCCCCGGCGAGGTGAACCTCGACTTCGCCGATGTCCGCCGAACCCTCAAAGACCGCGGCAAGGCTTTCATCGGAACGGGCGAGGCGGAGGGCGAAGACCGCGCCTCCCAAGCCGTCGAAGCGGCGCTCCACAACCCGCTCCTCGGCGAGCAGAGCATCGAAGGAGCAAGCGCCCTCCTGGTCAACATCACCACGGGAGAGGACGGCACGTTCCAGGAAATGAGCAAGGCCATCGAGACTATTCACGACGCCATCAAAAACGAGCAGACGTTCGTGAACTGGGGATGCGCTCATATTCCCGAGTTTAACGGAAAATTCCGTGCCACGGTGATTGCCGCGGGCTTCTCGGAGGAGGCCGGAGCGGCGCGCCTCGCGGGGCCGCGAATCTACGCCATGGGCGGGCGCCCGCTCGCCGAGCACGAGATTCCCACCCCCAAGAGCGTCAAGGGATCTTCCGAGGCCGCGGCGGCTTCCGCAGTGTCCCCGAAACGCAGTCCGACGTTCGCTCTCGGCAAGAATCCGGCGGCTTCTTCCGCCGCTCTTTCGCATTCGAAAAGCGGTGCTTACCGCAAGCCATGA
- the ftsA gene encoding cell division protein FtsA — translation MAKKGKHITGLDIGTSKINVLISEARDDGGLDVIGLGSAHSEGVRKGAIVNLERTTEGIRRAIEEAELMAGITVDRVYASASGQHMKGVNSRGVIAVSNRAKGVGEQDIRRVIEGARAIPIPPDREIIHVIPQEFVVDDQDGIGDPLGMTGSRLEASVHIVTGSRTAVQNIETCINRAGHAVAQLVVSPLAASEAVLTYDEKELGVGLLELGGGTTGVAIFERGSPIYTAVLAVGSDNITSDVSIGLRASIEEAEKIKKRYGCAMTSLVSEDETFEVTGLGRTKPRVATRRLLADIIQHRVDEIFRLILEETHTAGFDRALNAGFVLSGGGSALEGLTEIGESILGAPVRRAVPTGIGGLVDVVKNPEYGVGVGLVLHGHAEEQKKLSRPSLSQLGERVAGWLKTLF, via the coding sequence ATGGCCAAAAAGGGAAAACACATTACAGGCTTAGACATCGGAACCTCCAAAATCAACGTGCTTATTTCCGAAGCCCGTGACGACGGCGGCCTCGACGTCATCGGCCTGGGCAGCGCGCACTCGGAGGGCGTTCGCAAAGGCGCCATCGTCAACCTGGAGCGCACTACGGAAGGCATCCGCCGCGCAATCGAGGAGGCGGAGCTCATGGCGGGCATTACGGTGGATCGCGTGTACGCCTCCGCAAGCGGCCAGCACATGAAAGGCGTCAACAGCCGCGGTGTCATCGCCGTCTCGAACCGGGCCAAGGGCGTGGGCGAGCAGGACATCCGCCGCGTCATCGAGGGTGCACGCGCCATCCCAATTCCTCCCGACCGTGAAATCATCCACGTCATTCCGCAGGAGTTCGTCGTGGACGACCAGGACGGTATCGGCGACCCGCTCGGCATGACGGGAAGCCGCCTCGAGGCTAGTGTGCACATCGTCACCGGCTCGCGCACGGCGGTGCAGAACATCGAAACGTGCATAAACCGCGCTGGCCACGCGGTGGCGCAACTGGTCGTAAGCCCCCTTGCGGCGAGCGAGGCCGTCCTCACGTACGACGAAAAGGAACTGGGAGTTGGCCTCCTAGAGCTCGGCGGGGGCACGACCGGCGTCGCCATTTTCGAGCGCGGCAGCCCCATCTACACCGCGGTGCTTGCCGTGGGAAGCGACAACATCACGAGCGACGTCTCCATCGGCCTGCGCGCTTCCATCGAGGAGGCCGAAAAGATTAAAAAGCGCTACGGCTGCGCAATGACAAGCCTCGTCAGCGAGGATGAGACGTTCGAGGTCACGGGCCTCGGGCGCACCAAGCCGCGGGTGGCAACGCGGCGGCTCCTTGCCGACATCATCCAGCACCGCGTGGACGAGATTTTCCGTCTTATCCTCGAGGAAACCCACACGGCGGGGTTCGACCGTGCTCTCAACGCGGGCTTCGTCCTGAGCGGCGGCGGCTCGGCCCTCGAAGGCCTGACCGAAATCGGAGAATCCATCCTCGGTGCGCCCGTTCGCCGGGCCGTCCCCACGGGCATCGGCGGGCTCGTGGACGTCGTAAAGAATCCGGAGTACGGCGTGGGCGTGGGGCTTGTGCTCCATGGCCATGCCGAGGAACAAAAGAAGCTGTCCCGGCCGTCTCTTTCCCAGCTCGGGGAGCGGGTCGCGGGATGGCTCAAAACGCTCTTTTAA
- a CDS encoding FtsQ-type POTRA domain-containing protein — MVARHDSFTRQHRLVSATKERWMRKAWRILRRSMGALAVLFLFGTAAAAAWRGLTTLEFFFIERVEFASGERTPASDFKSIASQALGKNLFLLPLEELRAEALKHPWAREVVIYRALPNRLRIAIEEPVPTALVEQDGTMVWVDAEGNFIEAVAANELVHGVDVPLLVGCGSGETQKGRLRRGASALDELRRNFPAFYQRLASLDVSHGTYLVVHLKDYGGPFWFHSEDVLRNVANLEAVWGVLSRRHPAPAYVDLRWRNQIVVMPTAADKPGQRPDKPWEAQTKNAASPRLKIM; from the coding sequence ATGGTAGCCCGCCACGATTCGTTCACGCGACAGCACCGGCTCGTCTCGGCCACGAAGGAACGCTGGATGCGCAAGGCGTGGCGCATCTTGCGCCGAAGCATGGGAGCGCTGGCGGTGCTTTTCCTCTTCGGCACCGCGGCCGCGGCCGCCTGGCGGGGCCTCACGACGTTGGAGTTCTTTTTCATCGAGCGCGTCGAGTTCGCAAGCGGCGAGCGTACGCCGGCCTCGGACTTCAAGAGCATCGCGTCTCAAGCGCTTGGAAAGAATCTCTTTTTGCTCCCGCTTGAAGAGCTGCGGGCCGAAGCGCTGAAGCATCCTTGGGCGCGCGAGGTTGTCATCTACCGTGCGCTTCCCAACCGGTTGCGCATCGCGATTGAGGAGCCCGTGCCGACGGCTCTCGTGGAGCAGGACGGCACGATGGTCTGGGTGGACGCCGAAGGAAATTTCATCGAGGCTGTCGCGGCGAACGAGCTCGTGCACGGCGTGGACGTCCCCCTTCTCGTGGGATGCGGCTCGGGGGAAACGCAAAAAGGCCGCTTGCGGCGCGGTGCGTCGGCGCTTGATGAGCTACGCCGAAATTTTCCCGCTTTTTACCAGCGCCTTGCTTCGCTTGACGTGTCGCACGGAACATACCTCGTTGTTCATCTTAAAGACTACGGCGGCCCCTTCTGGTTCCACTCCGAGGACGTACTCCGGAACGTGGCGAATCTCGAAGCCGTGTGGGGGGTGCTCTCCAGGCGCCACCCTGCCCCGGCGTACGTGGACCTGAGGTGGCGCAACCAGATTGTCGTCATGCCCACCGCGGCGGACAAGCCCGGTCAGAGACCGGACAAGCCTTGGGAGGCCCAAACCAAGAACGCGGCCTCGCCACGCCTCAAGATAATGTAA
- the murB gene encoding UDP-N-acetylmuramate dehydrogenase produces MKKPFTRAELDQAMQGLSYRVAEDERLAPYTTLRIGGPCPYMIFPKDEEALARAAAFLRERRVPWRVLGGGTNLLVHDEGTEDVVLNVRELEETLCTKDTRPEASAGWRMSKLAHAFAEKNLTGFEFAVGIPGSLGGAVCMNAGAFGRETKDVVEGVYALGREGNPYWLERGECEFGYRTSRFRQSGEVVLRARFSLERGEREAIFAAMREHQESRNRTQPVASQCAGCIFQNPPGDSAGRIIDALGFKGMRAGGASVSTLHANYIVSDGATAQDVLSLVDAIKRTVREKQGVTLQEEIVVW; encoded by the coding sequence ATGAAAAAACCGTTCACGCGCGCGGAGCTCGACCAAGCCATGCAGGGTCTCTCGTATCGCGTGGCCGAGGACGAGCGGCTCGCGCCCTACACAACGCTCCGCATCGGCGGCCCCTGCCCTTACATGATCTTCCCCAAGGACGAAGAGGCGCTCGCGCGTGCGGCGGCGTTCCTCCGGGAGCGCCGCGTCCCATGGCGCGTCCTCGGGGGCGGGACGAACCTGCTCGTGCACGACGAGGGCACCGAGGACGTCGTTCTCAACGTCCGCGAACTCGAAGAGACCCTTTGCACCAAGGACACGCGCCCCGAGGCGAGCGCCGGCTGGCGGATGTCCAAGCTGGCGCACGCGTTCGCCGAGAAGAACTTGACGGGTTTCGAGTTCGCCGTGGGCATTCCAGGCTCGCTCGGAGGTGCCGTGTGCATGAACGCGGGGGCGTTCGGCCGTGAAACGAAGGACGTGGTGGAAGGCGTCTACGCGCTCGGGCGGGAAGGAAACCCGTACTGGCTCGAGCGCGGGGAATGCGAATTCGGCTACCGAACGTCGCGCTTTAGGCAAAGCGGAGAGGTCGTGCTGCGCGCGAGGTTCTCGCTCGAGCGGGGCGAGCGCGAGGCCATCTTCGCCGCCATGCGCGAGCATCAGGAGAGCCGAAACCGCACCCAGCCGGTGGCCTCGCAGTGCGCGGGATGCATTTTCCAAAACCCGCCCGGCGATTCGGCGGGGCGCATCATCGACGCGCTGGGGTTCAAGGGCATGCGCGCGGGCGGCGCGTCTGTTTCGACGCTTCACGCAAACTACATCGTAAGCGACGGGGCCACGGCGCAGGACGTCCTCTCGCTCGTGGACGCCATTAAACGCACCGTGCGCGAGAAGCAGGGCGTCACACTCCAAGAGGAAATTGTCGTATGGTAG
- a CDS encoding UDP-N-acetylmuramate--L-alanine ligase, protein MFKRTEHVHFVGVGGAGMSGIAEVLRNLGYRVSGCDLKASPATEHLQQIGCTVNLGHDARHVEDADVVVLSSAVPADNSEARAARRANVPVIPRAEMLAELMRMKYSVAVAGTHGKTNTTSMVASVLQAGGLDPTVVIGGRLRTLGSHARLGKGDFLVAEADESDGSFLLLTPTLAVVTNIDREHMDYYGSMDALRQAFLDFLNTVPFYGASVLCFDDDVVRALRPKATRRVLTYGFSEDADARAGDAKFEAFRSSYAASWRGKPLGRIALQMPGRHSIQNSLAAVTVGLDLGISFKTIRGALEGCPSADRRFELKGEAPSEKGGIMVVDDYGHHPTEIRATLRAAREGWPERRLVAVFQPHRYTRVRDLHKEFAHAFDDTAVVVVMPIYPAGEAPMEGVSAEKLSGEMKEAGHPSVHFTPGRDEAARALETLTREGDMVITLGAGDVWRVGEVFLKHLEGKAA, encoded by the coding sequence GTGTTTAAACGCACCGAGCACGTTCACTTCGTGGGCGTCGGAGGCGCAGGGATGAGCGGCATCGCCGAGGTGCTCCGGAATTTGGGCTACCGGGTGAGCGGCTGCGACTTGAAGGCCTCGCCGGCGACCGAGCACCTGCAGCAAATCGGTTGCACGGTGAACCTCGGCCACGACGCCCGCCACGTGGAAGACGCCGACGTCGTGGTGCTTTCAAGCGCCGTCCCGGCGGATAATTCCGAAGCACGCGCCGCGCGTCGGGCCAACGTTCCCGTCATACCGCGGGCCGAGATGCTCGCCGAGCTCATGCGCATGAAGTACAGCGTCGCCGTGGCGGGCACCCACGGCAAGACGAACACGACCTCGATGGTCGCCTCGGTGCTTCAGGCGGGCGGCCTGGATCCGACGGTGGTTATCGGCGGGCGCCTCCGAACGCTTGGAAGCCACGCTCGCCTCGGGAAGGGCGATTTCCTCGTGGCCGAGGCCGACGAGAGCGACGGCTCGTTCCTGCTCCTTACGCCCACGCTCGCGGTCGTCACGAACATCGACCGCGAGCACATGGATTACTACGGCTCGATGGACGCGCTACGGCAGGCCTTTCTCGATTTTCTTAACACGGTGCCTTTCTACGGCGCGAGCGTCTTGTGTTTCGACGACGACGTGGTGCGGGCGCTCCGCCCGAAGGCCACGCGCCGCGTCCTCACTTATGGATTCTCGGAAGACGCGGACGCACGCGCGGGAGACGCCAAGTTCGAGGCGTTTCGAAGCTCCTACGCCGCCTCGTGGCGCGGAAAGCCGCTCGGACGGATTGCGCTCCAGATGCCCGGCCGCCACAGCATCCAGAATTCGCTCGCCGCCGTCACCGTGGGACTCGACCTGGGAATCTCTTTCAAGACGATACGCGGGGCGCTCGAGGGCTGCCCGAGCGCCGACCGCCGCTTCGAGCTCAAGGGCGAAGCCCCGTCCGAAAAGGGCGGGATCATGGTGGTGGACGATTACGGCCACCACCCGACGGAGATCCGCGCGACGCTACGCGCCGCGCGCGAAGGCTGGCCCGAGCGGCGCCTCGTCGCCGTGTTCCAGCCCCACCGTTACACGCGCGTGCGGGACCTGCACAAGGAATTCGCGCACGCCTTTGACGATACGGCGGTCGTGGTCGTGATGCCTATCTACCCGGCGGGCGAGGCGCCGATGGAAGGCGTAAGCGCGGAAAAGTTATCCGGCGAAATGAAAGAAGCCGGACACCCGTCGGTCCACTTCACCCCCGGTCGCGACGAAGCCGCCCGCGCGCTCGAAACCCTGACCCGGGAAGGCGACATGGTCATCACGCTTGGGGCGGGTGACGTGTGGCGCGTCGGCGAGGTTTTTTTGAAGCACCTCGAGGGCAAAGCGGCATGA
- the murG gene encoding undecaprenyldiphospho-muramoylpentapeptide beta-N-acetylglucosaminyltransferase encodes MEQGMRALVMAAGGTGGHVYPAVAVARAWLARHPGDRIVFLGTERGLERTAVPREGFELRPLPARGVVGKNPLAALRGLWSAAMSFKKSRTLLGEIRPVAVLGAGGYASFAPTLAACTLGIPTLVLEVNRTLGLANRILKKFADATTVSFEETLQDAGPRAHWTGTPVRALGEPAREHEKFGLLIVGGSQGAESLNRMMQHAAPLLAPHASRLFVIHMRGRGKGEELESAYESAGLEARVVEYIKDMAWAYAQADLVVARAGATTLAELAFLGKPAVLIPFPHAAGHHQRDNALAFERAGAAHMLDPDAGGQSLEEAGASLAEAIVSMLENPERLRLMQSRSRSLGQPGAAERVVEILEKLAGAKGRV; translated from the coding sequence ATGGAACAAGGGATGCGCGCGCTCGTTATGGCCGCGGGCGGAACGGGCGGCCACGTCTATCCGGCTGTGGCCGTGGCGCGGGCCTGGCTTGCCCGCCATCCGGGCGACCGCATCGTCTTTCTGGGCACGGAGCGCGGACTGGAGCGCACGGCGGTGCCGCGCGAAGGATTCGAGCTTCGCCCGCTCCCCGCACGCGGCGTTGTGGGAAAAAACCCGCTCGCCGCTCTTCGGGGGCTCTGGAGCGCCGCCATGAGCTTCAAGAAATCCCGTACGCTGCTTGGAGAAATCCGGCCGGTGGCCGTGCTGGGCGCGGGCGGGTACGCGTCGTTCGCGCCGACGCTCGCGGCCTGCACGCTCGGCATTCCCACACTGGTGCTCGAGGTGAACCGCACGCTGGGCCTTGCGAACCGCATCCTGAAAAAATTCGCGGACGCGACGACGGTCTCGTTCGAGGAAACCCTTCAGGATGCGGGCCCGCGCGCCCACTGGACGGGAACGCCCGTGCGGGCGCTCGGCGAGCCGGCGCGCGAGCACGAGAAATTCGGCCTCCTCATCGTAGGAGGAAGCCAGGGAGCGGAAAGCCTCAACCGAATGATGCAGCACGCCGCGCCGCTTCTCGCTCCCCACGCGTCGCGGCTTTTCGTCATCCATATGCGCGGCCGCGGCAAAGGCGAGGAGCTCGAATCGGCTTACGAGTCGGCGGGACTCGAAGCGCGCGTCGTGGAATACATCAAGGACATGGCCTGGGCCTACGCGCAGGCCGACTTGGTCGTCGCGCGCGCCGGAGCCACGACGCTCGCGGAGCTCGCGTTCCTTGGCAAGCCGGCCGTTCTGATTCCTTTTCCACATGCCGCGGGACACCACCAGCGAGACAACGCTTTGGCGTTCGAGAGGGCGGGGGCAGCCCATATGCTCGACCCCGACGCGGGAGGCCAAAGCCTCGAGGAAGCGGGGGCAAGCCTCGCCGAAGCGATTGTCTCCATGCTCGAGAACCCGGAGCGGCTCCGACTCATGCAGAGTCGGAGCCGCTCGCTCGGGCAGCCCGGCGCCGCGGAGCGAGTGGTGGAGATTCTCGAAAAACTTGCGGGGGCAAAAGGTCGTGTTTAA